The Tistrella bauzanensis genome window below encodes:
- a CDS encoding globin-coupled sensor protein — MNMATSSSGTAEAWDRLAFMRLDETAKADLRTLKPFLEKHLPVVLQAFYEHLRGYPELGKMFDGNSGQNRARDGQYKHWLVIADGRFDDIYVNSVRRIGETHARLGLEPRWYIGGYAFILSGLLDRLTHDMERGLFGRRNDRLARYGSVLIRAALLDMDLAITVYLERGRTEKAEALRGLVDAFRSNVGTIVDSVGDAAVAMRDTAGRMSTNADQTSSSADTVDMAAADASRAVASAAAATEEMSQTASEIARQLERMKTLSRDAVDHVDAGRVAMSELISGAESIGRIVTLIRSVAEQTNLLALNATIEAARAGEAGRGFAVVANEVKTLAGQTQKATEEISMQIDQIRSTITRVAGTSDAVAAAIAALDGTTTTIAASTEENRRRPPARSPMPRPMRPAPHTGCRTSSPASAVPRATPAAPRATWSKRHRHWTTSHGICAAKWIVLSAV, encoded by the coding sequence ATGAACATGGCAACTTCATCTTCCGGTACCGCCGAAGCCTGGGACCGGCTCGCATTCATGCGTCTGGACGAGACGGCCAAGGCCGATCTCAGAACCTTGAAGCCGTTCCTGGAAAAGCATCTGCCAGTGGTGCTTCAGGCATTCTATGAGCATCTGCGCGGCTATCCGGAGCTAGGCAAGATGTTCGACGGCAACAGCGGACAGAACCGCGCCCGCGATGGCCAGTACAAACACTGGCTTGTGATCGCCGACGGCCGCTTCGATGACATCTATGTCAATTCGGTGCGCCGGATCGGTGAAACCCATGCCCGGCTGGGCCTGGAGCCTCGCTGGTATATCGGCGGCTATGCCTTCATTCTGTCGGGGCTGCTGGACCGGCTGACCCATGACATGGAACGTGGGCTGTTCGGCCGGCGCAACGACAGGCTTGCCCGCTATGGCAGCGTGCTGATCCGTGCGGCGCTGCTCGACATGGATCTGGCGATCACGGTTTATCTGGAACGGGGACGGACCGAGAAGGCCGAGGCTCTGCGCGGTCTGGTGGATGCCTTCCGATCCAATGTCGGCACCATCGTCGACAGCGTCGGCGACGCGGCGGTCGCGATGCGCGACACGGCCGGCCGGATGTCGACCAATGCCGACCAGACCAGCAGCAGCGCCGATACGGTCGATATGGCGGCGGCGGATGCCAGCCGGGCCGTTGCCTCCGCGGCCGCGGCCACCGAGGAGATGAGCCAGACCGCCAGCGAAATCGCCCGCCAGCTTGAGCGGATGAAAACGCTGTCGCGAGACGCGGTCGACCATGTCGATGCCGGCCGGGTCGCCATGAGCGAGTTGATCAGCGGTGCGGAAAGCATCGGCCGGATCGTGACCCTGATCCGATCCGTCGCCGAGCAGACCAATCTTCTTGCACTGAATGCCACCATCGAGGCGGCGCGCGCCGGGGAAGCCGGCCGCGGCTTCGCGGTCGTGGCCAACGAGGTCAAGACCCTGGCAGGTCAGACCCAGAAGGCAACCGAGGAGATCAGCATGCAGATCGATCAGATCCGCAGCACCATCACCCGGGTTGCCGGCACCTCCGACGCGGTGGCCGCCGCCATCGCGGCGCTGGATGGCACCACGACCACCATCGCCGCCTCGACCGAAGAAAACAGACGGCGGCCACCCGCGAGGTCGCCCATGCCACGGCCGATGCGGCCAGCGCCACACACCGGGTGTCGGACATCATCGCCGGCGTCGGCAGTGCCGCGCGCGACACCGGCAGCGCCGCGCGCCACGTGGTCGAAGCGGCATCGGCACTGGACGACGAGTCACGGCATCTGCGCAGCGAAGTGGATCGTTTTATCGGCAGTGTGA
- a CDS encoding DMT family transporter codes for MTTIETDTTPDSGRRVPPLVMPVADDTRGIGWAVLAVVLFAMIFMSGKLAGGLVPALQIMWLRYLGGLITVVITISLGRRWRMMGTRQPALHALRAGCGGLGGMAAIHAATAMPVTNAAAIGLLEGLFTVCLGVVLLRERMPPARWAGGALCLAGAVVVVFGGDDGVRFTPAMWAPALIALAGALLIAVESIMIKTLARSETRLVVLFYVNLFGAMLLGGPALLVWAPLPPLWLLGFLALGPVAIIGQTCNIQAYRLADAATLGPVRYTWIVFSALIGWMLFAEQPGPATLAGGALILAGGIWLARSGRRLRP; via the coding sequence ATGACGACGATCGAAACTGATACTACACCGGATAGCGGGCGCCGTGTGCCGCCGCTGGTGATGCCGGTTGCCGACGATACCCGCGGTATAGGCTGGGCGGTTCTGGCGGTGGTGCTGTTTGCGATGATCTTCATGTCGGGCAAGCTGGCCGGCGGGCTGGTGCCCGCGCTTCAGATCATGTGGCTGCGCTATCTGGGCGGGTTGATCACGGTGGTCATCACCATCAGCCTCGGCCGCCGCTGGCGCATGATGGGCACGCGACAGCCGGCCCTGCATGCCCTGCGTGCCGGGTGCGGCGGGCTGGGCGGGATGGCGGCCATCCATGCGGCAACGGCGATGCCGGTTACCAATGCCGCCGCGATCGGCCTGCTGGAAGGGCTGTTCACGGTGTGTCTGGGCGTGGTCCTGCTCCGCGAGCGGATGCCCCCCGCGCGCTGGGCCGGTGGCGCACTCTGTCTTGCCGGCGCCGTCGTCGTGGTGTTCGGCGGTGACGATGGTGTGCGGTTCACGCCAGCGATGTGGGCGCCCGCCCTGATCGCATTGGCAGGTGCGCTGCTGATTGCCGTCGAAAGCATCATGATCAAGACGCTGGCACGGTCGGAAACCCGGCTGGTGGTGCTGTTCTATGTCAACCTGTTCGGGGCCATGCTGCTGGGCGGACCGGCGCTGCTGGTCTGGGCACCGTTGCCGCCGCTCTGGCTGCTGGGCTTTCTGGCATTGGGGCCGGTGGCGATCATCGGTCAGACCTGCAACATTCAGGCCTACCGGCTGGCGGATGCCGCCACTCTGGGCCCGGTGCGCTACACCTGGATCGTCTTCAGTGCGCTGATCGGCTGGATGCTGTTCGCAGAGCAGCCGGGCCCGGCGACCCTTGCCGGCGGTGCGCTGATCCTGGCGGGCGGGATCTGGCTGGCCCGCAGTGGTCGCAGGCTGCGTCCCTGA
- a CDS encoding LysR substrate-binding domain-containing protein — protein MKIAMRQLDAFMAVMTVGTVTAAASVLNTSQPAVTRSLRQLEDATGLTLFARVRGRLEPTAEARDLIETVRDSYAGLDRIAQVAENLRRRRTGHLRIGCLPAFAQGFMARAIADLLGRHPGISLTVTPLLSSDVIKATRNRAVDIGIAAYELDVSSLETQAFTACNEVAVMPAGHPLAAQASVSPQDLSRYRLVMLAAVDPYRQRLDRLLTAHDVVPHGLVETPTSSALCAMVAQGIGIGVVNPLTALDFLSDGLVLRQFAPALPFVTTLLRRPAETAPPLVAAFQAVLEQRRDQDLARVSGLLNRAADADDPRHPPPRR, from the coding sequence ATGAAGATCGCCATGCGCCAGCTCGACGCCTTCATGGCGGTGATGACCGTCGGCACGGTGACGGCGGCGGCCAGCGTGCTGAACACCTCCCAGCCGGCGGTGACGCGGTCGCTGCGGCAGCTTGAGGATGCCACCGGCCTGACGCTGTTCGCCCGGGTGCGCGGACGGCTGGAGCCGACGGCCGAGGCCCGCGACCTGATCGAGACGGTGCGCGACAGCTATGCCGGCCTGGACCGCATCGCACAGGTGGCTGAAAATCTGCGCAGGCGCCGCACCGGACACCTGCGCATCGGCTGCCTGCCGGCCTTTGCCCAGGGCTTCATGGCCCGCGCCATCGCCGATCTGCTTGGCCGCCATCCCGGCATCAGCCTGACCGTCACGCCCCTGCTGTCGTCGGATGTGATCAAGGCGACCCGCAATCGCGCGGTCGATATCGGGATCGCCGCCTATGAGCTGGATGTGTCGAGCCTGGAGACACAGGCCTTCACCGCCTGCAACGAGGTGGCGGTGATGCCGGCCGGCCATCCCCTGGCGGCGCAGGCGAGCGTCTCACCACAGGATCTGAGCCGGTATCGCCTGGTGATGCTGGCCGCGGTCGACCCGTACCGTCAGCGCCTGGACCGGTTGCTGACCGCGCATGATGTCGTGCCGCACGGGCTGGTGGAGACGCCGACCAGTTCAGCGCTCTGCGCCATGGTGGCGCAAGGCATCGGCATCGGCGTGGTCAACCCGCTGACCGCGCTGGATTTTCTGAGCGACGGGCTGGTGTTGAGACAATTCGCGCCCGCCCTGCCCTTCGTGACCACGCTGCTGCGCAGGCCCGCCGAAACCGCCCCGCCGCTGGTCGCGGCCTTTCAGGCGGTGCTGGAACAGCGGCGCGATCAGGATCTGGCGCGGGTTTCGGGGCTGCTCAATCGGGCAGCGGACGCGGACGACCCTCGCCATCCACCGCCACGAAGGTGA
- the parE gene encoding DNA topoisomerase IV subunit B: protein MSDLFDSDAAGTGSTGYSAADIEVLEGLEPVRRRPGMYIGGTDDRALHHLAAEILDNSMDEAVAGHATRIEVSLQADNTLMVRDNGRGIPVDPHPKYKDKSALEVVLTTLHAGGKFNGKVYATSGGLHGVGISVVNALSDKMVIEVARDRKLWSQEYSRGRPLAPLALKGAAPNRRGTTVWFHPDHEIFADLRFKPVTLYRLVRSKAYLHRGVEIRWACDPALLAADSEVPAEETLHFPGGLADFLATLVDGPTVTPEAFTGLVESEGQSKIDWAITWPLEGAGYTSWYCNTVPTPLGGTHEQGLRAALTKALRAFAEMSQKQARAAKRAQQITADDILGGAVVLLSIFIPDPQFQGQTKDRLSSAPATRLVENAIRDRFEHWLTANPAAANDLLAFVLDRAEERLRRKEEKQVGRKTATRRLRLPGKLADCTRDEADGTELFLVEGDSAGGSAKQARRRDTQAVLALRGKILNVASASIDKMKANQEINDIILALGCGSGREFKVADLRYERIIIMTDADVDGAHIASLLMTFFYRQMPSLIDNGHLYLAVPPLYRVAKGGDTAYARDDADLKHLLDTRFKGGKTEISRFKGLGEMPARQLKETTMAPETRTLLRVAVEPGSRLLVAERVETLMGKRPEKRFQFIQENARFVTEALDV, encoded by the coding sequence ATGTCAGATCTCTTCGACAGCGACGCGGCCGGAACCGGCAGCACAGGGTACTCGGCGGCCGATATCGAGGTGCTTGAAGGCCTCGAACCGGTTCGCCGGCGGCCGGGCATGTATATTGGCGGCACTGATGATCGTGCACTGCACCATCTGGCCGCCGAAATCCTCGACAATTCGATGGACGAGGCGGTGGCAGGCCACGCGACCCGCATCGAGGTGTCCCTACAGGCAGATAACACCCTGATGGTCCGCGACAACGGTCGCGGCATCCCGGTGGATCCGCACCCGAAATACAAGGACAAGTCAGCCCTGGAAGTGGTGCTGACCACCCTGCACGCCGGCGGCAAATTCAACGGCAAGGTCTATGCGACGTCGGGCGGCCTGCATGGCGTGGGCATCTCGGTGGTGAACGCCCTGTCGGACAAGATGGTGATCGAGGTCGCGCGCGATCGCAAATTGTGGTCGCAGGAATATTCCCGTGGCCGGCCGCTGGCTCCGCTGGCCCTGAAGGGGGCGGCCCCGAACCGCCGCGGCACCACGGTGTGGTTCCATCCGGATCACGAAATCTTCGCCGATCTGCGCTTCAAGCCGGTCACGCTCTACCGGCTGGTGCGGTCGAAAGCCTATCTGCATCGCGGGGTCGAGATCCGCTGGGCCTGCGACCCGGCGCTGCTTGCCGCCGACAGCGAGGTTCCGGCCGAAGAGACCCTTCACTTCCCTGGCGGCCTGGCCGATTTCCTGGCCACTCTGGTCGACGGGCCGACCGTGACGCCCGAGGCCTTCACCGGTCTGGTGGAAAGCGAGGGCCAGTCCAAGATCGACTGGGCGATCACTTGGCCCCTGGAAGGCGCCGGTTACACCTCGTGGTACTGCAATACGGTGCCGACCCCGCTTGGCGGCACCCATGAACAGGGCCTGCGCGCGGCGCTGACGAAGGCTCTGCGCGCCTTTGCCGAAATGTCCCAGAAGCAGGCGCGCGCCGCCAAGCGCGCCCAGCAGATCACCGCCGACGACATCCTGGGTGGCGCCGTGGTGTTGCTGTCGATCTTCATCCCCGATCCGCAGTTCCAGGGCCAGACCAAGGACCGTCTGAGTTCGGCTCCGGCCACGCGGCTGGTGGAGAATGCGATCCGCGACCGGTTCGAACACTGGCTGACGGCCAATCCTGCCGCCGCCAACGACCTTCTGGCCTTCGTGCTGGACCGGGCCGAGGAACGGTTGCGCCGCAAGGAAGAAAAACAGGTCGGCCGCAAGACGGCAACCCGCCGGCTGCGTCTGCCCGGCAAGCTTGCCGACTGCACCCGCGACGAGGCCGACGGCACAGAATTGTTCCTGGTTGAGGGTGACTCGGCCGGCGGATCGGCGAAACAGGCCCGCCGGCGTGACACCCAGGCGGTGCTGGCCCTGCGCGGCAAGATCCTCAACGTCGCCAGCGCCTCCATCGACAAGATGAAGGCCAACCAGGAAATCAACGACATCATCCTGGCGCTGGGCTGTGGCTCCGGCCGCGAGTTCAAGGTCGCGGATCTGCGCTATGAACGCATCATCATAATGACCGATGCCGATGTCGACGGTGCCCACATCGCGTCGCTGCTGATGACTTTCTTCTATCGCCAGATGCCGTCGCTGATCGACAATGGCCATCTGTATCTGGCGGTGCCGCCGCTGTACCGGGTCGCCAAGGGGGGCGACACCGCCTATGCCCGCGACGATGCCGACCTCAAGCACCTGCTCGACACCCGGTTCAAGGGTGGCAAGACCGAGATCAGCCGCTTCAAGGGCCTGGGCGAGATGCCGGCGCGGCAGTTGAAGGAAACCACCATGGCGCCTGAAACCCGCACCTTGCTGCGGGTGGCGGTGGAGCCAGGCAGTCGCCTGCTGGTGGCCGAACGGGTGGAAACGCTGATGGGTAAACGGCCCGAGAAGCGGTTTCAGTTCATCCAGGAAAATGCCCGCTTCGTGACGGAAGCCCTCGACGTCTGA
- a CDS encoding acyl-CoA thioesterase, producing MNPPEQTGRATDDAEAGTSMRPTGEPELRTVAMPADANPSGDIFGGWVMAQMDIAGGIAASQRARGRVVTAAVDAMSFRKPVRVGDVVSIYCSAAGHGRSSMRFHVATWVQRRRTTLADVHEELVTEAVFTFVAVDGEGRPRPLPD from the coding sequence ATGAATCCGCCTGAACAGACGGGCCGCGCCACCGACGACGCGGAAGCCGGCACCTCCATGCGCCCCACCGGAGAGCCGGAACTGCGGACTGTCGCCATGCCGGCCGACGCCAATCCGTCGGGCGACATCTTCGGCGGCTGGGTGATGGCGCAGATGGACATCGCCGGCGGCATCGCTGCCAGTCAGCGCGCCCGCGGCCGGGTGGTGACGGCTGCCGTGGATGCCATGAGCTTCCGCAAGCCGGTGCGGGTAGGCGATGTGGTCAGCATCTATTGTTCCGCCGCCGGCCATGGCCGCAGTTCGATGCGCTTCCACGTCGCCACCTGGGTGCAGCGCCGGCGGACCACGCTGGCTGACGTGCACGAGGAACTGGTGACCGAGGCGGTGTTCACCTTCGTGGCGGTGGATGGCGAGGGTCGTCCGCGTCCGCTGCCCGATTGA